The genomic window ATGCGTTCGTTCAATCTTCAACTTCTGGGAGTCTAACTGTCGAAGTAAGTGACAACGGATAAAGAGGCCGCTGAAGCTCTATTGGATATGTACGAGTCGAAGGAAATGCTAAGAAACCTCAACGCAGCGATAGAAGACTATTCCAGCAAAGTTGATAAGGATCTCGGTAGATTTGATTGTGTGTCCTTGATCAACTACAACGAACGCAATATCGCAAAAAAAGAAGTTGATGAAGTAAAAAAACGAGCTTATTCTTGCTTTCAAATGACACCAAAAAGTTCTAAGGTAATATCTATTTATTGCCTTAACTAACGTATATATCTAATGTTAAATGACATTATTTTTAAGGTGCCCCCGCAGCCGGTATGGGTAAGTCCCTCCGAAATTGACTTAGAAAGAGATGACCGCGTAATTATTGGATGGGGGAGCTTCGGATCTGTTCTCCGCTGCTACTACAAAAAAGTTGGTCGCTGTGCTGTAAAATGTGTTCGAGCAACTAGTATTACAGATGACGTAAAGACTGCTGCGCAAAGGTACAAAATCAAATCGAAAAGTTTTCACACGTGTTTGATATAGATCAAAcgagttttaaaaaacgtgTAGGTAATCGAAAAgatcaaaatatattaacaagtGTTCTTTTTTCAAAGATccctttatatattttaacatttttttgtttttgaccgACTGTTGTTACATATTGCTCTCTAGCGTATGGAATTGTTATTTTAGGGATAATATAAAGAATATATTGCAAAGTTAATTCCTGGTTAGTTTACTAGCTAACtaagaagatttttttaaattgatgaCGTCAAAAAATCAATTACGTCACCTATAGCATGATGATGTCGCATGCTGAAAGTTGATTTTTGCTAAAATCTTGCTAAACCTTAAATACCATTTATTACgaatataaattacaatataaCCGTAGAAAGCAGCAAAACGAAAGTgaataatacaaaattaacacaatttatgtaaaaattgcTAAATATGAAAGACTTGAAAAATAGATGAGGTTTTCAGAACCGcatttttaactattaactGACAGAATGACGTTAAACCCTTGATTTTGGGGCGTAAACTGATCAACTTTGTGAACACCTGTTTAGAATGCATTACTCATCCCCaaagagttttaaaattggGGGAGACATTTGGTGTATTAACtatattgttgtgttttgttctGCAGATTTGAAAAAGAAGCAGGGATATTTCTTATGGCCGACCACACAAATATTGTACGGGTGTATGGGATCACAAGCTGGGTCGGATCATTCGGTATCATCATGGAGTATATGGAGAGAAGAAGCTTAGCGAACCTCATTCAATCGGCGAGCTCAAAAGATTATCAAATTCCGTTCGATCTATTGGTGCGGATTTTGCTTCAGGTTGCGAACGGAGTGGCGTTTCTGCACAAAATCGGAGAAGACAAGCAGATCGTTCACGGAGATCTGAAACCTTCTAACATCGTACTGGATAACAACTTCACTGCAAAGGTGACCGATTTTGGAGGGGCGACTCTACGCACATACACTGGAACAAACGAAGGAGGTCGTGTAGCAGAGAATGTGGAACACACTCCAGTTTACACTGCTCCTGAGCGGCTCGTACATCTAGAATATGCCGCTACCAAAGCATCAGATGTTTATAGTTATGGATTGATCGTCTACGAATGCCTTAGCGATCGTGTACCATATGGTGGGAAATTTCCCAATAAGGAGATCTTAATAATTCTATTGAAGAATACAAATGAAATTGAGCGACCAAACTACGAGCGGATTGATAACAAGAAGAGGATCTTCCATGGAAATACGTTACTTCATCTACTTTTTCTTGAGAAGTGGATGAAAAGCTGCTGGCAGTACAACAAGGATGATCGTCCGAAAATGATATCAGTTAGAGATAAATTTCAACAGCATTTTGACAAAGTAGGCCGAGAAGAGATTTTGCACAGCGTTGCCGAAATCTCAAAACTACAACTAAATGCACAAGTCTCAGAAGGAACCACGGAATTCATACAAATCAACCGTTTGAAACCGCCTCACTTCCAACCGTCGGATGTTCAAACTGGTTTAATTTTAGAGTAGCGTTAAATTTTCACTTATGTAACAacgatttttatttatttttaggtacATCATCATGTTTACCATGTGGTAGAAAGAGAAGCTCAGAAGAAAGAGTCGCCTCTCATAATGAAAGTAAGTTTCGACGGGAACATTGCGCGACTATATATGATAGGGGGAAACCTGGGACACGAGGTAAAGTGGGAAacgttaaaaaaacttgttatgCTCCCCCCATTTagtgataaacaaaaaattgttacatGGTTATTCGACAGTATCAGTTTTTCACTGTgtgaaaaaggcaaaatattATAAGGTGCTAATTTCGAGTGCTTCAAATCGTGTAGTTTGCGAGTTTGAGCCATCAATCTAGCATCATAGTTAAATAAAAGGCTGAAAAAGTTGTACAACTTGAtattatttcttgttttagttttgtatgaAAACTAAGATATGAGAAAAAATAGGCCCGAATCAATTTGGCTTAAGTTGTGTTTGCAATAACCACAATAATaatgatttaaatttgttgatattaaagaaactaaaacaatTCGTTAAATTTGTTGGACATACACAAGACATACACAAGTttcataatattattattttacaaaaatcatTAACTCGATGTCCCACTTTACCacacatgttaaaaactagaGTGTGAcctaataatgtttataaactaTAATGTTTTGTATGCAGAAATGCCGAGATTTTTCACTGACGAACCATCCACAAGCCAAGCAGCACcggaaaacaaaattaagtcTTTGATAAGAAAGGTAGAAAACGCACTGACCGCTGATGCCAAGGTTCTTGAAGCAGCAACTCGAGAGTTGTATAATGCCTTGAAAAGGGAAGAGAGTAGGAGCTCCGATGACAACGCTCTTCTCGTGCGTGAATTAAACGACCTGTGTGGTAAAATCGCATATATAGAAAGTAAATTAGACAGAAATAAACTTCGCTTTTATGCAAACTTCTGCTTTCATTGATTGATACATTAAAGTTCTGTCAACTGCCAGGAAGTCACAAATTAGACTCCCTTGCTTcagtataaacaaacaaatgtttactgaataaCTTCAGTACATCTTTTACACTTATAGTTTTGTTCTGCAGTGGCATGGCAGAGTGTGCTGTGTATTTTTAGGTCCTAATTGCACAAGATGTTTTAATGAcagataaacaaaaacttagtAGACCTTTTGCCGATTCGAGTGGCCATTACAAAACAGATGCAAACGAGAAACGCTGATCACAAATTTTCTGCGTCGGTGTTTTTCCTATAATTCTCTGTGTTAGCTGTTAAAGGGAGTTTTAAGATTAGATTGGCACTGAGTAAAGTTTTCTGCAACTAGTTTCACTTTCACTGACGAACCATCCACAAGCCAAGCAGCACcggaaaacaaaattaagtcTTTGATAAGAAAGGTAGAAAACGCACTGACCGCTGATGCCAAGGTTCTTGAAGCAGCAACTCGAGAGTTGTATAATGCCTTGAAAAGGGAAGAGAGTAGGAGCTCCGATGACAACGCTCTTCTCGTGCGTGAATTAAACGACCTGTGTGGTAAAATGATTATGCAGAAGGAATCACCAGCCTATCACCAGCTTGTCTACCACGCTCTTGATATGTGCTCCGGTATCGCAGACGAAAATGATCAGAAAAATTATTACGAGAGTTTTCTTGAAAAATTGTGAGGACTTATAATCGTGTGAGCGACGGGCTGTACTTGGTGCATGATACTTGTCCGTCAGCGTAAACAGAACTTGTACTGNNNNNNNNNNNNNNNNNNNNNNNNNNNNNNNNNNNNNNNNNNNNNNNNNNGAGTCATgagaatttagttttataattctttaaatgttctttgtttactactaaatgggacgagaaaatagagttaaaaagtgttccatctgtCCGCCATCCTACTGTACTTAAACCgtgtatattttatagtgAGGTGTGCAGAGCTTAAGCCAAAGCGTTAGGTAATGCTGCTGAGCAGTAAAATAGTGAACGTCGAATAGCATAATTAATAaccttttaagttttttttaagtcgGCGAGTCATATATGCGTTATATCTTATTACCTTCTACATCTTATTAGGCTCGCGTGTTGTTTCTTATAATTGTTTGGTATTACACGTTAATAGTCTAATAAGTACATATTTAAGAAAACCATTAGAGGGAAACTGCAGAAAAATCGTATAACTGGAGTACAGATAGACCTTATATATGGAACCGATTCTAAAAATACCAATTGTTccttaattaaaatacattttcgaGTTTGTGTCACCTTTTTAGACGTGACTGCAGCGTCTCGCTTCATCAGTGCGCCCTACCacttatttttacaaaaaaacgatAGACTtcgttttttaatttgactTCGGCTACTGTCTAAAGTTTGCGGCAGACAAAAAGCGCCGAAAGCAAATACTGCCGCGTGTTTTCGGTTTTGGAAATAGTCTCAAAAACATTGTCGCTGCAGGGCTGAATGGGATTGCCTTTGTTAGCTAGCGTTACAAAGTAACAGCACAGACATGCtgacaatttaatattttaggaaATGTAGATAATTAAGCATGATGTGTATTTAAGAAgttgtttagttgtttaaagtttCTTGTACACAGTAAAACGGATAAAATTCATCAAGACAAAAGAAACAGATATCTTGTTCTTTGCATCTATACAAACGGTAAGAAGTAATTTGCAACTTAAGTCGTGTATACTAATAATATGTAGAACGTAGTATTGGTTGTGCTTATACCACACGCACTCTATGGCACCGGTATCAAAGCTCTATATATAGCTTGTTTTGTGCGTTAAAACTGTTAtcatttttaacttgttgATTTGGCAAATTAACGTACatataaaaatgcatatttattGTGTATATCTATGTATATAGGCTTTGGTGTAacatttagattttagaaAATGTGAAGTTTCATACGATGGTGGCTAAATGAGTTTATAACGCGTATATACTCTTGAGCATAAGAAGACGAGCATTACTAGCACCTTTTGAAATGTATTGAGAGGGTAAGTTTTTAGAAATAAGAGATTATGTATACTTAGATCTCcttatgttactttatttatcCATGCGACTAATTAGCATATAATTATTTACATCTGGTATGCCATCTGAGTTAATAATAAGTAGAAACCATTCCCTATAGGCCTGTAAAGTACATTATAAACTTTAGGCGGCAGTTGTACGACTATGCTTTAACGTACCATATTCAAGCGAAAGCACATAAACAAACAGCTTATAAGTGcaagttgttttataacatggttAAAAGTACACTCTACTTGCACAAAAACAAGTCGATAAATATAATGGCGAGCCAATCAAAGCCACAGACGTATAACACCAGACCCCTTTTACCAGGGTAAATATTACTCTCAGCAAATGGTTAGTTAGCTAAATGTCTGATGTATAGTTTTCAACtgttgttaagttttatatattggttCGTTATAGCGTAAAGCTCAAAAACGTGTTTACTTTCTTTCGATTAAATCTAGTCACTCTTTGATTGTACCTAGTTACCgatatttttgactttttcgtGATGCATTGAAGCGTGACGGGGTACGAAACAAATTACCAAATttcccattgttacgtcagagTTTCCActcattggttttaatctctttgattGTACCTAGttaccacagaaataaaaaagagtagaacgcgcaactttccaaaaccgtgatatattcttttttctattcacgtgaccgccaactccgtccccatttcccttcgtctccattgtaaaagataggcgcataatgtttttggaaggttttagctgtttattttaaaaactacaccagcTATTGAAGTTTgttaggctagtttagttatttggtacgttaacgcttacagtttaccacttgttcaggaaatttaattatttaaaaaaaaataattaaaaatttcaaacaaacggttttttagaaatatatatatattagaaaatagtttttttacacaataactttaaattaagtcaaaaaacgaagaaaaagtacacaaaacgtcatcgactccattgactacaatagtaaacgggaacgacccgcgaaagagagacagtgtatcgtgctttctcctttgccgacattggagatgcgccttctattcttttttctttctgtGCTAGTTACCgatatttttgactttttcgtGATGCATTGAAGCGTGACGGGGTACGAAACAAATTACCAAATttcccattgttacgtcagagTTTCCActcattggttttaatctctttgattGTACCTAGTTACCgatatttttgactttttcgtGATGCATTGAAGCGTGACGGGTACGAAACAAATTAGCAAATTtctcattgttacgtcagagTTTTCActaattggttttaatctctttgattGCACCTAGTTACCgatatttttgactttttcgtGATGCATTGAAGCGTGACGGGTACGAAACAAATTAGCAAATTtctcattgttacgtcagagTTTTCActaattggttttaatctctttgattGCACCTAGTTACCgatatttttgactttttcgtGATGCATTGAAGCGTGACGGGGTACGAAACAAATTAGCAAATTtctcattgttacgtcagagTTTCCActaattggttttaatctctttgattGTACCTAGTTACCgatatttttgactttttcgtGATGCATTGAAGCGTGACGGGTACGAAACAAATTAGCAAATTtctcattgttacgtcagagTTTTCActaattggttttaatctctttgattGCACCTAGTTACCgatatttttgactttttcgtGATGCATTGAAGCGTGACGGGGTACGAAACAAATTACCAAATTTCCCATTGTTACGTCGGAGTTTCCActcattggttttaatctctttgttttaaaacttctatAAATGTAACTCTGTTATCCTTACGCGGCGGGGTagcgacagccgttataacatgggtgttttgtttcatacaggTTAGTTAGCTAAATGTCTGATGtatagtttttaactgttgttaagttttatatattggttCGTTATAGCGTAAAGCTCAGAAACGTGTTTACTTTCTTTTGGTTAAATCTAGTGTAGCACAGGAATATTTGTTCTGGTTATTTGCTACACATAGTATAGTGATGAATGTTGCTTCTTTTCGCTATTGATGACtggtttaattattaaaattcatATTGCATAGCTCTTGTTTTTTTGACGTCCCCCAATGTTGCTTTACcgtactttttaaattaatcttcGCACGATTAAGACAACAAATCGCGATTAAGGTCGTACGCCACAAAAAAGTCATtattcaaacttttatttgatGGGTCGTCTTTATTCACagtaatttaaattgaaaaaatattgtttttaaaacgcaAAAGAGCGTTACCTTTCCTCAATTTTCGATTTGATCTTCGCACGCAATCATCAGGGTATAACACACCATACTTGAGT from Ciona intestinalis unplaced genomic scaffold, KH HT001219.1, whole genome shotgun sequence includes these protein-coding regions:
- the LOC104266763 gene encoding receptor-interacting serine/threonine-protein kinase 1-like, with product MYESKEMLRNLNAAIEDYSSKVDKDLGRFDCVSLINYNERNIAKKEVDEVKKRAYSCFQMTPKSSKVPPQPVWVSPSEIDLERDDRVIIGWGSFGSVLRCYYKKVGRCAVKCVRATSITDDVKTAAQRFEKEAGIFLMADHTNIVRVYGITSWVGSFGIIMEYMERRSLANLIQSASSKDYQIPFDLLVRILLQVANGVAFLHKIGEDKQIVHGDLKPSNIVLDNNFTAKVTDFGGATLRTYTGTNEGGRVAENVEHTPVYTAPERLVHLEYAATKASDVYSYGLIVYECLSDRVPYGGKFPNKEILIILLKNTNEIERPNYERIDNKKRIFHGNTLLHLLFLEKWMKSCWQYNKDDRPKMISVRDKFQQHFDKVGREEILHSVAEISKLQLNAQVSEGTTEFIQINRLKPPHFQPSDVQTGTSSCLPCGRKRSSEERVASHNEKMPRFFTDEPSTSQAAPENKIKSLIRKVENALTADAKVLEAATRELYNALKREESRSSDDNALLVRELNDLFTFTDEPSTSQAAPENKIKSLIRKVENALTADAKVLEAATRELYNALKREESRSSDDNALLVRELNDLCGKMIMQKESPAYHQLVYHALDMCSGIADENDQKNYYESFLEKL